The region GTGCGGGGGGAGGGCAGGGAGCTACGCTCCCTGGCCCTCTCCCCGCCAACTCCTCACATATCCCACCACCACATCCGGGCGGTTGGTGCCGATGCCGTCCAGGGACATGGTGAGGTAGGGTTTCAGAGTCTCGAGGTCGTCGATGTTCCAGATGAACACCAAGAGACCGGCGGCGTGGGCTTGGGCCACCAGCTCCGGGGTGACGTAGGCGTAGTGCAGCACCAAAGCGTCGGCCAGGGCGGCCCGGGCCAGCCCCGCGGGGTCCGCCGGGCAGCCCACCAGGAGCACCCCGGTCCTGAGGCGGGGCTCGGCCGCCTTCATGGCCTTGACCACCGGGTGCCAGAAGGAGATGGCGTGCACCCGCTCGAAGAGCCGGTGGGAGCGGACGAATTCCGTCAGCACCGGGCCGGCCTCCGGGGCCTTCACCTCCACGATGAGGTGGGCCTGGGGCGTCACCAGCTCGGCCACCTCCTCCAGGCTGGGGATCCGCTCGCCTTTCCCGGCGTCCAGACGCTTAAGCTCCGCCAAGGTGAAGTCCCGTACCCGGCCGCGGCCGTTGGTGGTGCGGTCCACGGTTTCGTCATGGATGACCACCAGGCGGTCGTCCCGGGAGAGGTGCACATCCACCTCCACCGCCGTCACCCCCAGCTCCAAAGCCCGGCGGATGGACCTGAGCGTGTTTTCCGGCTCCAGACCCGCCGCGCCCCGGTGTCCCATGATATACATCCGTCTCCCCCTTTTCCCTGCCAGGCCTTCCGTCGCCGCCCCCTTTGCGATAAAGTGAGGCGAAGCGAAGCCCCTCCTTGAGGGGAAATCCGCTTTATCATCGCAGGATCCCGGCGGAAAAACAAGACGCCGCATGACCTCGGAGGGCAAGGTGGCAGGCTGGTTCTGGCTGGCTATGGGGGCCATTTTCCTGTGGGGGGCCTGGGGGGTGTTGGGGAAGGTGGCAGCCCGGAGCCTGCCCTTCCAGGCGGTGTATGCCGTGGGGGTGCTGGGGCATCTGGCCACGGTCGTGACGGTGCTGCTCACCACCGGCGGCCGCCTCCCCTGGCATCCGGCGGGCTGGGCTGCCGCCCTGGGGGCGGGTCTGTGCACCTCCGTGGGCCTGTTGTGCTTCTACGGCGCCCTGGCCCGGGGACCGGCGGCGGTGGTGGTGCCCCTGACCAGCCTCTACCCGGTGATCACCGTGCTTTTGAGCCGGGTCCTGTTGCAGGAGACCCTGACCCTCAGGCACCTGGCGGGCATCGCACTGGCGGTGGCGGCGGGCTGG is a window of Desulfobaccales bacterium DNA encoding:
- a CDS encoding glycerophosphodiester phosphodiesterase family protein codes for the protein MYIMGHRGAAGLEPENTLRSIRRALELGVTAVEVDVHLSRDDRLVVIHDETVDRTTNGRGRVRDFTLAELKRLDAGKGERIPSLEEVAELVTPQAHLIVEVKAPEAGPVLTEFVRSHRLFERVHAISFWHPVVKAMKAAEPRLRTGVLLVGCPADPAGLARAALADALVLHYAYVTPELVAQAHAAGLLVFIWNIDDLETLKPYLTMSLDGIGTNRPDVVVGYVRSWRGEGQGA
- a CDS encoding DMT family transporter, with the translated sequence MTSEGKVAGWFWLAMGAIFLWGAWGVLGKVAARSLPFQAVYAVGVLGHLATVVTVLLTTGGRLPWHPAGWAAALGAGLCTSVGLLCFYGALARGPAAVVVPLTSLYPVITVLLSRVLLQETLTLRHLAGIALAVAAGWLLSEG